In Neoarius graeffei isolate fNeoGra1 chromosome 19, fNeoGra1.pri, whole genome shotgun sequence, the sequence tgatctctgggtcacaagaaatcaataaatggagtccaacattgtggtttaaaccttacgcgaaaacataaaataagtgttttttggcaaaaaatgaaccccaTGGTGCcatcattagacttttgaatatggtcaaaaaattttacaggatgtctttattggtgaaaaggaacacccaaacaaaaatgcatcagattttatgaaagtgagggcaactgatgcaccctactaagcattctgaagtgttgatTAGAAGTTTCTGTTACAGTTATCTGATTGAAGAATCATACAGACAAGtatacaagttgaagattttgatgaggaaataAGTGAAATTAGTTTGGTCTCTCTAAAGGGtgtaaaacaaaaatcattgCTCTGATGTAGTTCTATTGTTCTCTACAGGGATACTTATCAAATTGCCTAGTTTCAAATtaaaagtttgatatttttgcctgatattttcaatttttccACTGAAAAAACTTAAGTCATCGCTATTACGTACATATTGAAGGCATGCATGTTTTGTTGTGGCAACTCTCTAACTCTCCAAGCAAAAAATAATTCAAAGTCCCAGAGGTTGCAGAAAGGTTTAGACTTTTATTATATCAAATAATAAAAGCTGTCTTCGGTCTGCAGAGTGAACAGAGTCAAAATTACAAAGCTCTCATTTTATACGGTCTCAAAGAAAAAACACAGGTGTATACAAATAATTTCATTGGTTAACATGTCCCGTTATACCACTtgaacattttctattgggcaaTACACCTCATACCGCTCATATTTTGCATCAACTGAGCCAAATTTTCCAGCATAAATGGTCCATTCAGAAAGAATCAAACCACACGATAAGAGGTGGTATACAGCATTCAGCGtgtacaatacatgattcaaaatggcTGGGGTCAAATCAAGTTAAAGACTAATACAGGCTGCAGGTGGAAACTAGCGCAACACTCGTGTCCTTGGCCAGTCTCCCACACTATAAAAttacactttttgaataggcctgtgatttaaCAGAAAACAACCTTCAGTATAAACTCTCTCAATGTCTTTGCTGTATTTTAGCGGAGCTCCCGCGCGGGCCTTAATGGTAAACCCatagagtcgattttttgtggtttgtccatgtacgtgtaccaccactcatacacaccgcctagtggccagtgttagcaattacaagtcatacacaccgcctagtggtcagtgttagtacaacccacattccaaaaaagttgggacaaagtacaaattgtaaataaaaatggaatgcaataatttacaaatctcaaaaactgatattgtattcacagtagaacatagacaacatatcaaatgtcggaagtgagacattttgaaatttcatgccaaatattggctcatttgaaatttcatgacggcaacacatctcaaaaaagttgggacggggcaataagaggctggaaaagttaaaggtacaaaaaaggaacagctggaggaccaaattgcaactcattaggtcaattggcaataggtcattaacatgactgggtataaaaagagcatcttggagtggcagcggctctcagaagtaaagatgggaagaggatcaccaattcccctaattctgcgccgacaaatagtggcgcaatatcagaaaggagttcaacagtgtaaaattacaaagagtttgaacatatcatctacagtgcataatatcatcaaaagattcagagaatctggaagaatctctgtgcataagggtcaaggccggaaaaccatactgggtgcccgtgatcttcgggcccttagatggcactgcatcatatacaggcatgcttctgtattgaaaaatcacaaaatgggctcaggaatatttccagagaacattatctgtgaacacaattcaccgtgccatccgtcgttgccagctaaaactctatagttcaaagaagaagttgtatctaaacatgatccagaagcgcagacgtcttctctgggccaaggctcatttaaaatggactgtggcaaagtggaaaactgttctgtggtcagacgaatcaaaatttgaagttctttatggaaatcagggacactgtgtcatttggactaaagaggaggacaacccaagttgttatcagcgctcagttcagaagcctgcatctctgatggtatggggttgcattagtgcatgtggcatgggcagcttacacatctggaaagacaccatcaatgctgaaaggtatatccaggttctagagcagcatatgctcccatccagacgatgtctctttcagggaagaccttgtattttccaacatgccaaaccacatactgcatcaattacagcatcatggctgcgtagaagaagggtccgggtactgaactggccagcctgcagtccagatctttcacccatagaaaatatttggcacatcataaaacagaagatacgacaaaaaaagacctaagacagaatcctacattagacaagaatgggttaacattcctatccctaaacttgagcaacttgtctcctcagtccccagacgtttacagactgttgtaaagagaaaaggggatgtctcacagtggtaaacatggccttgtcccaacttttttgagatgtgttgtcatgaaatttaaaatcacctaatttttctctttaaatgatacattttctcagtttaaacatttgatacgtcatctatgttctattctgaataaaatatggaattttgaaacttccacatcagtgcattccgtttttatttacaatttgtactttctcccaacttttttggaatcggggttgtaattaccagtcataacccccccagtggccagtgctagccagtaaagaaataaaacaaaagagactggctatgatataagaaaattctacaacccagaaacagatgggagctccgcttttaggcagtgcctaaatctatatattactgtaattatgataattcataaaccaatttattattacttttaagaGAATTAACTTCATTTATTCTTTACTGAAAATTAACACACTCAGCTTTGAATTAGtatttaatcagcataaaaataaATCTGTACGTGTGGTTATATGAATCAGAGTACATTTGTGATTACTTAAGGTGTGTGTATGGTCGTGATTACATATGTGCATATAAAATCAAtttctgtggtggtcttattTCTAGTTCATTTTGCTTTAGCAAAATCTTAAATTTTGATGTAATACTTTAGTATtacataaaaatttaagattacttttgttatcttctattaaggTGGAGAGagttgttgatctagcagcattaAAAGCTTGTCTTTGTAGTTCcagaggctctccttccatgctaaatggaatactatcaattttgtgttttaaggtgcatgtgtgattgttataccagggtgctaggttttattttattttctcctgaattattttcttttaagtggagctacattatctaaagtaaagcAGAACATTGACTGTAAGCATTCAGTtggctgatcaagttctgtggggtctaACGGGGATCCAATCaaattgataactctgggagactacTGATAAAACTTTATGCAGTAGTTGATGCGAATGTAATTTTGATGCGATGGCATGCAAGGTGCATATATTAAGACATTTCAAAAGAGATGAGGTAATGGTCTGAGGGAGCTTCAGACTGtataagtgtgactatattttctatatttaatacaaaTGCAAGTATTAGATCGAGAATGTGATGATTAGGAATcatacaaaaacctaaaaaaaatagGGTTAGATCCTGTGACACTctcattaacccctactgaatctagaatggacggGAATGCTGTTCTCAGTCTCTTCCAGGTGATCAAAACAAATAACGTCTCTAATAATCTGTTGTCTCAATAAACAACCAGGTTTGAGATGAAAttcgcaaattcagaaagaacttCAGAATATAGACCACGGGTCAGGAAATAATAATTAGCTGAATTGACCAGGTAGAATTATTTTTTTTAGCTACATATATtaggataaagaacttcaaacatactgaatttttgttcaggtttttgtacgattcctagattatcattataaataactgatgGCTTCTCCTCTACCAGTGAGACAAGGTGGATGCATATAGCTGGAAGAGCTTCATTTCAAGTGGTccatactcatttggtttgatccacAGTTCTGTTATACATtgtagtacattaaactcctgatcagtacaaATTCCATTAACAATTAGTCTCATGCTGCAGTATTACATTGATAATAGTGGTGCAGTTTAATTGTCACTTGTATGGTGGTAATTAATGACTACTTAAgatcaaaagaaaacaagaatagTCTTGTTTTAAACATCACTAAGGTTACGTATTTTAAAACAGTCATATAACATGAACAATAAAGTTCAaagtacaggtcattttcagCCAAAACTGTAATAATaaccatatttaatttgacaaTTTTAAATCATGCAATGTCTACAAGTTGGTGCACTTGTAGGttttaaatgtaactgaataagtaAACATCTTTCCAGACTGATCAGTGATGCAGTTTCTCTCCTGAGTGaaggcgctggtgtcgttggagatcactctgctgagtaaaactcttcccacactgtgagcagtgatacggcttctctcctgtgtgaatgcgttggtgtcgttggagagtccgcagatgagtaaaactcttcccacactgtgagcagtgatgcggcttctctcctgtgtgaatgcgttggtgtgtttggagagcactctgacgagtaaaactcttcccacactgtgagcagtgatgcggcttctctcctgtgtgaatgcgttggtgtcgttggagagtaccctgttcagtaaaactcttcccacactgtaagcagtgatacggcttctctcctgtgtgaatgcgttggtgtgtttggagagcactctgacaagtaaaactcttcccacactgtgaacagtgatacggcttctctcctgtgtgaatgcgttggtgtcgttggagatgactctgatgagtaaaactcttcccacactgtgagcagtgatacggcttctctcctgtgtgaatgcgctggtgtgtttggagattactctgctgagtaaaactcttcccacactgtgagcagtgatacggcttctctcctgtgtgaatgcgctggtgtgtttggagagcactctgctgagtaaaactcttcccacactgtgagcagtgatgcggcttctctcctgtgtgaatgcgctggtgtgtttggaagtgactctgctgagtaaaactcttcccacactgtgagcagtgatacggcttctctcctgtgtgaatgcgctggtgtagtcggagagcactctcatgagtaaaactcttcccacactgtgagcagtgatacggcttctctcctgtgtgaatgcgctggtgtcgtcggagatcactctcatgagtaaaactcttcccacattgtgagcagtgatatggcttctctcctgtgtgaatgcgctggtgtgtttggagatcactctgatgagtaaaactcttcccacactgtgagcagtgaaacggcttctctcctgtgtgaatgcgctggtgttgttggagatcactctgctgagtaaaactctttccgcactgtgagcagtgatgcagcttctctcctgtgtgactgcactggtgtgtcttgagtacattctgatgaccaaaactctttccacagtctgagcagtggtgaatttccttctgtataTCATTATGAGAAGTGTCAAAACTGAGAGCATCAGATGATGTTGGCTGACTACTGGAGCATTTAGAGGGGATCTGAAGCTCATATTTAATCCCTCCTGATTCCTGCAGTCTCACATACTCTTCATAGTGGCATCTCTGGATGTGTTTGTCAAGGTAAATTTGAGATGCATAGGACCGAGGACATATGGAGCAGGAAAAGACCTGCAGCAAAGTCTTCTTTGCTTCTGGAGAAGTGAAAGGACAAAAATcagaaattgaacatgaaatgcaacaagattataaaatataacaCTAACCCAATGTAAGGGAACATTTTTACTGAACCTCAAACATTCAAGATTCTACATGAATCAAGACTGAGACAAAAAAGTTTGAGGACTAACATATAGCAGTCTCTAACTAGGAGTACTGGTACTGTAGATTCAATAAAGGTACTAGAACAGCAGCTATGCACAGCATTGGCCATAGCCCCGTGGGTCTGAGCGACCAAGGGGGAGTTGTTGGTTTCTGTTTGATCTAATGTCGAGTCTAGTTACGGTAATAGCAAGCCTTGCCTTATTTACAGCTCGTCCAggattgtgaaggaaactcaGCCCTTGCATTCAAAGATCCAAaaatgggccttatttatcaTGCTGGATATGAATAGATTTATTTGCAAATggtttctagtagcatttacacaagaaagtCTGTATTTTTCATATGGATTAGGTTGTTAAGTTTAAAACATTAATTTCAATAACAcacaaatttaatgaaattaaaaattgtgggattttgtgaaacccagttgattcatattaatgtaactgatgaaagaaagaaagccaacaTCCAGAAATTAAGACATTAGtcatttaattaaataaaaatgtagGCGTATAAAAAAGGGGCAGACTGCAGCGATTCAGATGGCATTCAAGTAGTTCTGCAGTAGTATAGGAATTTCCTTATTGCAGTATTTGAAGAGTGCCATGGTGTGGTTTGTTGTAATAAAGCAACCAAACTTCCACCTGTTTAATTATTCATTCATCTGATGCTATTTGTCCCTTAACATGTTGAAGTTCTTCAGCTACAAGAGTTTGAGGAgctaaaaataaacataattaaaaCATTATTTCTCCATGGCATGACTCTTGTGGAATCACTGAATTCCATAAAAATACTAAAAATGTTATTGCTTGTTAAACTGCTTGATAATATAAGCATCATCACATATActcctgaaataaagcaaatgtgttCCAATTGATTTGTATAATGGTTGATGGGTTTGACTGACATGTGCATTAGCCAATTAACAACTTCACTTGGTTCAGGCATGCTGCATGTGTGTTCAACTAACTTCTCTTCAGCCAGCTGGTTGGATTGCACTGAATgtatttgtggcagcaggggcatggccagggaaggtaagtggcaaagtcaatgcacctgttgtcaattaaatgtTGTGTGCATATTTGTTGCAGTGACGATGGAGATTAGAAAAGGATCCCTCCTTTTCTAACATCAGCATGATGGAAGAGCGCGaagagaagggagctctcccgaccagaacaagtGTGTGCTCGTGTATGAGCAACGAGCAAGTGAgcgaatgaagctgaaaagcaaggtaaatagtaaaaataaagaagtgcgtgtgaacatcagctcccgcctgccatgcttctgtactccacccacatcagggacatacTATAGTGGTGTCGAAAGCCAGGAGTATGGAAGGGAATCACCACATGCagtcctccccatttaaggatctcatccatgcccttgttaccacccagcagaaccagcatcaagtgctgaccgccttctggaaggaacaagagcaatgctttgaatccttgatgctggcccagcaggaagatcgccaggcgttctgctCGTCTTGGCGGGGGCCTGGATTGCCACCgcggcagaccctccccacctcaccctcacgaagatgggctcaCATGATGGTCCACAGGCCTTCatcgctctcttcgagcaagctgCCGAAGCATGGGGGTGGGCAATCAAGCGGTATGCCTACTTCCACTACTGACCGGCAAGGTGCAGCTCGCCGTGCAGCAGCTCTCCGCCAACAGTTGGCTCATATACGTGGACCTGAAGTGAGACATCCTGCAGTGTGTCAGCCACGCCCCAGAACATCGTCAGTGCTTCTGGACGCTGACATTGGAGAAGGTTGgccagccgtttgcatttggccaacagctccaggacgcctgctggcagtggcagaGGGCAAACAACTGTGAcactgaggggatcatcgacctggtgacactggagcacttCACTGCGGGTCTTCTGGAAGgaatggcggagtgggtccagtgtcatcgcccggtgtTACTGGGtcaagccatcgagttggcagaggaccatctggcagcggtTCCAGCAGCAGgccttttctctttttctctctccttcccccctccctcctcttcccatccccaccccattcccccactgcggagatgGGGGGCGGCTCCcctccagccggcccaccgcacccatgGTGTCTCCCGTGTTCTTCTTCCAAGTCTGTCTCTTCTccaccccaggtgagtgatgcccataacaccagtgcagagggaaagtctgggctggtatgctggtgctgcggggagctgggacatctccagagtcagtgctCCACAATGGAGGTGGGAGTTGTGATCTGGATCCCCTACGCACCAGAGACCGCCCCCtattgggccagagcgtatcgtataccgggaagtgtccaaggggatacatcagacctcaatccaccaaagcctggtgcaaggtgaggcattggggacagcacaagcagtgaaggttgtgtgcatgcatggggatgttcataaTTATCCTCTAGTGCCGATCCATATTCTATTTCAGGGACAAAAGCATAAAGATGGCagttaatccttgtctcacccaccctctgattttggggactgattggctgggattcagAAATTTAATAGAACACACAATAAGGGGTGGGTCCTGCGTCCTACGTCATGgggggatcccggtgtggcattgactggggaagctgtcacagagctgtctacatcagtgCGATGCAAAGAGTAAGGAGCAGCtaacccctcctccctctctcggggattcccttgaggatttcctattagagcagtcgcgacacAAGAATTTgcgtcatgcatttgaccaagtgaaagtaatggaTGGTCAAACTCTCTAGCCAAATATGACACCCTCCTTCCTGTATTTCACTAATAAGGACAGGCTGtatcaagtgacgcaggacactcaaactggtgaacagatgacaccagttgttaatccctaagagccatAAAGAACCTGTGTTccctgtggctcactttaatcccatggctggacacctaggacaggatataaaactaccccaaataatagggtgcatcagttgccccctaaaaatgaaaagttcctccgatcatgatgcatttttgtttttatgttccttttggtaagaaaacacactgggtgaaatattttgacaaaattcaaaagtttaatggtggcaccagcagCTCAAAGttaggaaaaagctgctattgtatgacttttatgacaaaatttcgatcacttttcatggaacattatggcaccttatagagtataccaaatatcttagatacacatttttagtacatattctaaatatattatcaagcacagtttgagttttagctgttcactgaatcattgttcaactacttttaaacaatacaaatgtattatgaatcacattaatgcttctcaatcccttgcaaaggttcttaacatgatctctgggtcacaagaaatcaataaatggagtccaacattgtgattcaaaccttacgcgaaaacataaaataagcgttttttggcaaaaaatgaacctcatggtgccacccttagacttttgaatatggtcaaaaaatttttacaggatgtctttattggtgaaaaggaacacccaaacaaaaatgcatcagattttatgaaagtgagggaaactgatgcaccctaccgaATAATGGTGCGTTCTATTGGCCAGAGGTTTGCGGGGACGTtcgttggtggtgtgcggcatgccatgaatgccaattagtaaatctcatggccactccaaaagtgcctttgcgcctgctccctctaatcaagaccccattcgagagaattggtatggatcttgtcaggccattagatcagtcagtacaagtatattgctttattttagttctggtggactatgcaacacgatatccagaagcaggccATGCTCCGCACTGTGTGcagaggcatgcagtgttgcggaagcactcttccgtgttctctcccgggtcaggattcctaaagaaatcctgacagaccaaggcactatgtttatatgtctcacACACTTCGTGAGCTGTAGGGAATTAAATCTATCCACACCAGCgtccatcacccacaaacagatgattTAGTAGGGTTTGGAAgtttgtaagcgaagatgcatgtaattgggataaatggctccagcccctgttattcgcagtacaagaagtctcacaagcctccatggggttttcaccatttgaattattatatgggtgaaagccatgcagcattttggacgtgctgcaggaaaattgagaggagggaccttcaaccagcaagaatgaaattcagtacattctcgacctgcacgcaaagctccacaccctcacatatttaacccaggaaccttagggagttcacgccgggaaacaaagtacttgtgttattgcccacttcaagctccaaattagttgcaaaatggcaagggcccttcgagatcACACGGCaaatcggggacgttgactatgaggtgaagcgaaaggATCGGGGCAGGGCTCTGCAAATATACCACTTCAACCacttaaaacattggaatgagggggtccctgtggcgttggcatTGGTACTTCCAGAGAAGCTGGGATCggaggtaaaaacaaccaaaCCAACAACCcaaaccactctggtcccttgtggagaccacctctcactggcccaactcaccgaggttgccaagttgcaaagAGTTATccaacgtgttcttgccccttcccggccacacccacctcatagaacaccacattgagatgtccccaggggtggtggtgcatagccacccttacccgaacatagaaaaaggtggtttgggatgaacttaaGGCCATGTTCAACATAGGCATAATTAAGGAGTCacacaatgactggagcagcccggtgggcctggtacccaagaccgataggtcggtccggttctgtgtagactacagaaaagtcaacacagtgtctaaattcgacacatacccaatgcctcgcattgataagttgctcgatcggttaggtgctgctcgcttttattcaacactggatttaacaaagggatattggcagatccccttgactcttctatacagagagaaaacggccttttccacaccatttggattacaccagtttgtcatgctttcttttgggttatttggggctcctgctacattccagtggctcatggacaagatcctccgtcCCCATGCCACGTATGCAGCAATGTATCTTGATGACATTATGATACGTATACAGCAATGATTGGCAGCAGCACCTTGAACACTTTAGGGCCGTCCTAGACTTGCTGAGATGTGCGGGGCTCAGAGCTAACCTGAAAATGTGTGCAATTGGGcgagtggaagtatggtatctgggtttccacttgaggtcatgggcaggtgcatccccaaattgacaaaactGCAGCGATTGCTGCCTGCCCAAGACTGAAAAGGGAGTGAGGccgtttctggggctggctggctactatcataggttcatacctaattattcggacatcaccagcctgctgactgatctcactaaaaagggagcaccagctctggtccagtggatggaacagtgccaacaggctttcaaccaaggtaaaagctgcactgtgtggggggccagttttacactcccttgacttctctctcccttttattttgcagacagacgcattggacagagggctgggggctgttttgtcccaggaggtggagggcgaggaacatcctgtgctgtacatcatgaaccacgccaatgcgcagatcacctgttggtatctcgccctctagCCTTTTAAATTTGAGGTAGTCCacaggcgcagatggtggtggcggaattCATATCCTGTCGGGggttatgtggcagtgggggcgtggcctagcgtcagtttgtgaatggagggtggggccagggaaggtgagtgtcaaagtcaatgcacctgttgtcaattaatgttgtgtgtgtgtttgttgcagtgacagtggaggttagaaaaggagggagagcgaaGAGAAGGGCGCTTTCccaaccagaacatgtgtgtctgtgtgtgagcagcgagtgagtgaatgaagctgaaaagcaacgaaaatagtaaaaataaagtgTGAGAACATCAGCTACTCCTTGCCATGCTTATTGTGAAAAATGACGAGGGGTGGTAGTTGCATTTTTCACAGAAATGCCAGAGACATGTCTTCCCGACACTCACAGACaccttccaacacacacacacacacacacacacacgcagccgaTGCACACCTGTTGGCGTCTCTTCCATGTATTGGAATTTGCTTTTTAGCACGGCTAGCGTGAGATCACACACACGCAGCAGACACATATTCCTCAGTTTAACTGTTATTTACCATCATCGCGAATAGCGCAGGTACCCGTTGTCTCGCATCTTATTTCACTCGCCACACAATAGTTTTACCACACAACAAACATTTCCACTCACCATTGTACCTGGTGCAACAACAATCCGGGtcgggggggaaactggagccctTCTGGAACCAATGTTTTAACCACTGTTCTGGTGCAGTGGCGGGAACTTGGTTGAAATGGTGATGTAATGTTTTGTAATTATTGTTGGGTGGCTTTATTTAATATGTATTGAATTTAATGTGGTGTATGTGTTTTCTAATATGTCTGGGGTATATGGTGGTATTGTGTAGGTTTAACTAACTGTGTTTTTAACTGTTTTTTGAGTGTTGGTGTAATGGGATGTTTCTATTGGTTGTTGACTGTCCAATCAGCATGTTACTCttgattgtgaaccctttaaaagggGCAGGAGTGTT encodes:
- the LOC132867700 gene encoding zinc finger protein 883-like, coding for MKTKTSTAGGTSEVRVKKEETLELKIYNHRDDLDNPPEGLSVKVEDPDNKDYLYCEFCKSFFLNKCEVHGPPLFIPDTSVPMGVPDRARQTLPPGLEIQKSSIPDAGLGVFNKGETVPVGAHFGPCQGELVNREEAKNSGDSSVLYRSMQCEEYIDAKREMHVNWMRYVNCARNEEQNLVAFRYRGGILYRCCRPINPGQELLVWYEEEHTKELSPAPTGTTRQQEAKKTLLQVFSCSICPRSYASQIYLDKHIQRCHYEEYVRLQESGGIKYELQIPSKCSSSQPTSSDALSFDTSHNDIQKEIHHCSDCGKSFGHQNVLKTHQCSHTGEKLHHCSQCGKSFTQQSDLQQHQRIHTGEKPFHCSQCGKSFTHQSDLQTHQRIHTGEKPYHCSQCGKSFTHESDLRRHQRIHTGEKPYHCSQCGKSFTHESALRLHQRIHTGEKPYHCSQCGKSFTQQSHFQTHQRIHTGEKPHHCSQCGKSFTQQSALQTHQRIHTGEKPYHCSQCGKSFTQQSNLQTHQRIHTGEKPYHCSQCGKSFTHQSHLQRHQRIHTGEKPYHCSQCGKSFTCQSALQTHQRIHTGEKPYHCLQCGKSFTEQGTLQRHQRIHTGEKPHHCSQCGKSFTRQSALQTHQRIHTGEKPHHCSQCGKSFTHLRTLQRHQRIHTGEKPYHCSQCGKSFTQQSDLQRHQRLHSGEKLHH